A stretch of DNA from Sesamum indicum cultivar Zhongzhi No. 13 unplaced genomic scaffold, S_indicum_v1.0 scaffold00236, whole genome shotgun sequence:
GTCCAAGTGCAGCCATGTGGTCAAAAGAGACCTTTCAACTACATTCAAAGTGCATTTATACACCAATTCTCGGATTCACATGGTCATGCATGGGTTTTACTCGGTTATGACCAAGAATGCatagtttttagttatttttgacCAAGTATTGAATGTACGTCCACCAAGGAGTCACTTGGGGATATGAAAGGTTAATTTGGAAGTGTTTTAGGCCTATAAAAGGCACATACCAACCATGCATGTGGGATACGAtcgaaatattcaagaattgatctagtttataaaatattgagtttCTCTTACTTTGGAGAGTTATACACTTGTTTTAGCTTTTGTGAAACCTTTGCTTTGTCAATCTAGTCTATTAGATTGGTGATTCAAATTCACATAGCCTCCAATTCGTGCTCGACCCAAGTGTGTCGTTGTGTGGATTGGTTTACTCGTGCTCGTGGTTGGTTGAATGTTCTAAGTAGTAGGTCACGTTCATATAACGTGGTTGACTATTTACATTCCTCAGGTCACGAACCACTTTATCCATTTCTAGCCTACGCCGTAAAGATCGGGCCACCCATGGTCAATACCATATCatgtggtatcagagcctaagTTGATACGGTAggctttctttatttcatttgatttacCTTGAATCTTTTATCTACCACCACAATCTTCCGTACCTCCCCcctattgttatatttaaaaaaacaaaaaaaaaaaaaaaaaaaaaaaaaaaaaaaaaaaaaaaaaaaaaaaaaaaaaaaaaaaaaaaaaaaaaaaaaaaaaaaaaaaaaaaaaaaaaaaaaaacccaaaaaaaaaaaaaaggagggcaacaaaaaaaaaatatagaaacaaaaaaaaaaaNNNNNNNNNNNNNNNNNNNNNNNNNNNNNNNNNNNNNNNNNNNNNNNNNNNNNNNNNNNNNNNNNNNNNNNNNNNNNNNNNNNNNNNNNNNNNNNNNNNNNNNNNNNNNNNNNNNNNNNNNNNNNNNNNNNNNNNNNNNNNNNNNNNNNNNNNNNNNNNNNNNNNNNNNNNNNNNNNNNNNNNNNNNNNNNNNNNNNNNNNNNNNNNNNNNNNNNNNNNNNNNNNNNNNNNNNNNNNNNNNNNNNNNNNNNNNNNNNNNNNNNNNNNNNNNNNNNNNNNNNNNNNNNNNNNNNAATCggaggattttcctccatccccatgagcctcTTTGGTCCGTAATCGTCCATATGGAGGTATGTTGTAGGCGTCCCTGGTGCAGCCAATCAATCCAGATCGATGTCctgtcgcatctaatgacgtcacatagtttttttgtcatcaatgcatGGTTCAAGGTATtgatgtccttgaacccaagtcctccctcctcctttggtcggcatatatctttccacgcaaccttggcataACCACTATTCGTCattcccttccacaagaaagctcgcaaccgtttctcaatttcattaataactttctcTTGCATGGGCTCAATCGGGAAATCGTCGATGTTGTGGAGATGCACCACTATGTAGAACTTGAAGAGATGGTACACCAAGCCATCAAGGTGGAACAACAACTCAAGCAAAGAGGACATTTGAGGAAGACTTCTAACTCGTCGGCATTCGTTCCATGGAAGAACAACCCTAAGAAAGACACCCCTACTACATCAAGATTCAAGCAGGCAAATCCTAAACATGATGACAAAGTTGCTACCAAAAAGGTACAGCCTGAACccaattcttcaagaaatcGTGATATAAAGTGTTTCAAGTGCCAAGGAAAAGGACACATAGCAAGTGAGTGTCCTAACCGACGTACAATGATCTTCAACAATCATGGAGAGTTGGAAACCGAGGAAGAAATCACCGACAAAGAGGAATCATCAAAAGAAGATGGTGATGGAGAGTATGCCGAAGAAGGAGAATTGCTTGTTACTAGAAGAACCCTTAGTGCCCAGATGTTGGAGGAAGATAATTGCCAAAGAGAAAACCTGTTCCATACACGCTGTCAAGTTCATGGAAAGGTATGTAGTATGATTATTGATGGTGGAAGTTGTTGCAATGTGGCAAGTACTGAATTGGTTCAAAAATTAAGTCTACCTACTTTCAAGCACCACCGCCCGTACAAGCTTCAATGGTTGAATGAGTGTGGAGAGCTGAAGGTGACCAAGCAAGTAaaggtatttttttcaattggaaGATATAAGGATGAGGTTTTATGTGATGTTGTACCAATGAAAGCATGCCACATACTGTTGGGAAGACCATGGCAGTTTGATAGGCATGTAACACATGATGGATTCCAAAATCGTTACTCTTTTGTGCTTcgagaagaatcaataactctCAATCCGATGacaccaaaacaaattttGCAAGATCAAATcttgagagaaaagaaaagagagtgtgagaaaaggaaagagaaaggaaaagaagaaagtgaaaatgagagtgaaaaaagaatgaaagattcaaaagagggagaaaaagagagcaaagttgcgagaagaaagaaaaaggagagggaaaaagaagagaaagagagtttACTAGTTGCTAGGAAGAGTGAAATCAAGGAAGCTTTGTTTTCTCGACAAAACCTCATAGTACTTGTGTACAAAGAGGCTATGTTGAATTCTTACGACCTAACCTCTTCTTTGCCTAGTGTTGTTACATCTCTTTTGCAGGATTATGAAGATGTCTTTCCGGATGAGATGCCACCAGGTTTGCCACCCATTCGAGGGATAGAACATCAAATTGACTTCATTCCGGGAGCATCCTTGCCAAACCGCCCAGCATATCGTACCAATCCCGAAGAAACCAAAGAGATTCAAAGGCAAATCCAAGAATGGATGGCCAAAGGTTATGTGAAGGAGAGCCTTAGTCCTTGTGCAGTTCCGGTGTTGCTCGTACCTAAGAAGGATGGCACATGGCGGATGTGTGTCGATTGTCGAACCATTAACAACATAACGATAAGATATCGCCACCCTATTCCTAGGATAGACGATATGCTTGATGAGTTAAATGGTTCAActatcttttctaaaattgatttaaaaagtggttatcatcaaattagaataaaaggaGATGAGTGGAAAACCGCTTTCAAAACAAAGCATGGGCTTTATGAGTGGTTAGTTATGCCATTTGGACTTAGTAATGCACCTAGTACATTTATGAGATTGATGAATCATGTTTTGCGTGCATTTATAGGCAAATTTGTGGTTGTGTACTTTGATGACATCCTTGTTTATAGTAGGACTTTGGAAGAGCATGTAACACATTTAAAACAAGTCCTAGAGGTTCTAAGAAAGGAAAGGTTGTTTGGAAACTTGAAAAAGTGTGACTTTTGCACTAACAAAGTTATTTTCCTTGGTTTTGTTGTAAGTAGTGAAGGAAACACAGTTGACGAAGAAAAGGTCAAAGCTATTCAAGATTGGCCAACCCCCACCACTATTGGAGAAGTGAGGAGCTTTCACGGCCTTGCAAGCTTTTATAGGCGATTTGTGAAGGACTTTAGCACCATGGCAGCCCCATTGAACGAGTTAACCAAGAAAAATGTTCCATTCAAGTGGGGAAACGCACAAGAGAAAGCCTTTCAAGCTATAAAAGAGAAGCTTACCCATGCACCTTTGCTAGCCCTTCCCGACTTTGGTAAgacttttgaaattgaatgtgATGCAAGTGGGATTGGCATAGGAGGAGTTCTTATGCAAGGAGGTAGGCCGGTTGCATATTTCAGTGATAAATTAAGTGGGCCAACACTTAATTACCCTACATATGACAAGGAGCTTTATGCATTGGTTAGAGTATTGGAAAATTGGCAACATTATTTGTGGCCAAAAGAGTTTGTAATACATTCTGATCATGAAGCACTCAAGTATATTAAAAGTCAAAGCAAGCTTAGCCGTCGACATGCAAAGTGGGTAGAGTTTATTGAGTCATTTCCATATGTGATCAAGCACAAGAAAGGTAAGGAGAACATTGTTGC
This window harbors:
- the LOC110011414 gene encoding LOW QUALITY PROTEIN: uncharacterized protein LOC110011414 (The sequence of the model RefSeq protein was modified relative to this genomic sequence to represent the inferred CDS: inserted 1 base in 1 codon); its protein translation is HGLNREIVDVVEMHHYVELEEMVHQAIKVEQQLKQRGHLRKTSNSSAFVPWKNNPKKDTPTTSRFKQANPKHDDKVATKKVQPEPNSSRNRDIKCFKCQGKGHIASECPNRRTMIFNNHGELETEEEITDKEESSKEDGDGEYAEEGELLVTRRTLSAQMLEEDNCQRENLFHTRCQVHGKVCSMIIDGGSCCNVASTELVQKLSLPTFKHHRPYKLQWLNECGELKVTKQVKVFFSIGRYKDEVLCDVVPMKACHILLGRPWQFDRHDYEDVFPDEMPPGLPPIRGIEHQIDFIPGASLPNRPAYRTNPEETKEIQRQIQEWMAKGYVKESLSPCAVPVLLVPKKDGTWRMFIFLGFVVSSEGNTVDEEKVKAIQDWPTPTTIGEVRSFHGLASFYRRFVKDFSTMAAPLNELTKKNVPFKWGNAQEKAFQAIKEKLTHAPLLALPDFGKTFEIECDASGIGIGGVLMQGGRPVAYFSDKLSGPTLNYPTYDKELYALVRVLENWQHYLWPKEFVIHSDHEALKYIKSQSKLSRRHAKWVEFIESFPYVIKHKKGKENIVADALSRRHDGFLFRANQLCVPNCSIRSLLLKEAHTGGLMGHFGISKTLGVLSEHFYWPKMRRDVEKFVGKCXCHKAKSKLNPHGLYMPLPIPS